One window of Thermocoleostomius sinensis A174 genomic DNA carries:
- a CDS encoding aspartyl/asparaginyl beta-hydroxylase domain-containing protein, whose protein sequence is MKGILQEKLNKIESIRPEKFAFVKKIEALVPHYSLVGDSVFFSKDYFPWAEELEANWQVIRQELDQIMVYADALPNFQDISPRQHRISPDNLWKTFFFCAFGYRSQTNCERCPETAKLLQKIPGLKVAFFSILAPGKHIPEHRGKHKGLIRCHLALKVPEPKENCWIRVADQIAHWEEGKTLFFDDTFPHEVRNDTNDYRVVLFLDIARPLKFPLSLVNWLVNSLVGISPIVQVAKGNHESWEQQFEKMLR, encoded by the coding sequence ATGAAAGGAATCCTACAAGAGAAACTAAACAAAATTGAAAGTATTCGCCCTGAGAAATTTGCTTTCGTTAAAAAGATAGAAGCCCTAGTTCCACACTATTCGCTGGTTGGCGATTCCGTGTTCTTTTCAAAGGACTATTTTCCGTGGGCAGAAGAGCTAGAAGCCAACTGGCAGGTCATTCGTCAGGAACTCGACCAAATTATGGTCTATGCCGATGCATTGCCCAACTTTCAAGACATTTCACCTCGGCAACACCGCATCTCGCCAGATAATCTGTGGAAAACATTTTTCTTCTGTGCTTTTGGCTATCGATCGCAAACAAACTGTGAGCGCTGCCCTGAAACGGCCAAGCTGCTACAAAAAATCCCCGGATTGAAGGTGGCCTTTTTCTCCATCTTGGCCCCTGGCAAACATATTCCTGAACATCGCGGCAAGCACAAAGGACTGATTCGCTGTCACTTAGCCCTGAAAGTTCCTGAGCCTAAAGAAAACTGTTGGATTCGCGTTGCCGATCAGATAGCCCATTGGGAAGAAGGCAAAACCCTGTTCTTTGACGATACCTTTCCCCATGAAGTCCGCAACGATACCAACGATTATCGTGTTGTACTATTTCTAGACATTGCCCGGCCGCTAAAATTTCCGCTGTCATTGGTGAACTGGCTTGTAAATAGTCTGGTTGGCATTTCGCCGATCGTTCAAGTTGCTAAGGGCAATCACGAAAGTTGGGAACAACAATTTGAAAAAATGCTGCGATAG
- a CDS encoding MFS transporter: MKKWVMLPVGKTSRTGIFRTAAWNHRQQLLILLAAGCLTTMTGGVVSPVLPEMVQQLQLDPRWAGTLVSLHALTSALCTPLMGLVADRVGKLKVLIPCLMLYAVFGVSTAFFTHMPLLLASRGLLGAASGGVAAATIGLLGGMYDGEARSRILGYATSIMTTSAIFFPLLGGWAGGMGWQYAFYLYGLGLPLAVVAAFSLRERRGRSPSILGDGNQTQQLQELLRNPNIIALYLFIGAAAMIVYAVVIYTPLYLKQAIGAEPELNGLVLAVRLVGAAIVSAFGASRIARRMGRNRAIAFGFSLMSMTLVTIPFLTQLYLILPTAILFGAGFGIITPNLYDKLADLSPADSKTTVLAIGTGFNSLGQFASPVILGPIWKYAGLPPVFYAAGVIAAAASFVSLAQAKK; this comes from the coding sequence TTGAAAAAATGGGTTATGCTCCCTGTTGGTAAAACGTCTCGAACAGGAATCTTCAGAACTGCTGCTTGGAACCACCGCCAGCAGCTTCTAATTTTGTTGGCGGCCGGCTGCTTAACCACTATGACAGGTGGGGTAGTTTCTCCAGTATTGCCCGAAATGGTGCAGCAGCTTCAGCTTGATCCACGCTGGGCCGGAACCCTGGTTAGTCTTCATGCCCTGACCTCGGCACTTTGTACACCGTTGATGGGTCTTGTGGCCGATCGCGTCGGTAAGTTGAAAGTGTTGATTCCTTGCCTGATGCTTTATGCCGTATTTGGCGTATCGACGGCGTTTTTTACGCACATGCCCCTGTTGCTAGCAAGTCGTGGGCTGTTGGGAGCAGCCAGCGGTGGAGTAGCGGCGGCAACGATCGGCTTACTGGGCGGTATGTATGACGGAGAAGCTCGATCGCGAATTTTGGGCTATGCCACCAGTATCATGACGACCTCGGCAATCTTCTTTCCGCTATTGGGGGGTTGGGCTGGGGGTATGGGTTGGCAGTATGCTTTTTATCTTTATGGGCTGGGGCTGCCGCTGGCGGTTGTGGCTGCCTTCAGCTTGAGGGAGCGGCGGGGGCGATCGCCCTCCATTCTGGGTGATGGCAACCAGACCCAGCAATTGCAAGAACTGCTCCGCAATCCTAACATCATCGCGCTGTACCTATTTATTGGTGCAGCCGCCATGATTGTCTATGCAGTTGTCATTTATACACCGCTGTATTTAAAGCAAGCCATTGGTGCAGAGCCAGAATTAAATGGCCTAGTGCTAGCCGTTCGGTTGGTGGGAGCGGCGATCGTTTCAGCGTTTGGAGCCAGCCGCATTGCCCGTCGTATGGGACGAAACCGTGCCATTGCATTTGGCTTCAGCCTCATGTCGATGACCCTAGTAACGATTCCCTTCCTCACCCAACTTTATCTGATCCTCCCTACCGCCATTTTGTTTGGAGCCGGATTTGGCATCATCACTCCTAATCTCTACGATAAGCTAGCAGATCTATCCCCTGCAGATTCTAAAACAACCGTGCTAGCGATCGGCACGGGGTTTAATTCCTTGGGGCAATTTGCTTCCCCTGTCATTTTGGGTCCCATTTGGAAGTACGCTGGCTTGCCACCTGTGTTTTATGCGGCTGGAGTGATTGCAGCGGCTGCCAGCTTTGTCAGTTTGGCGCAGGCAAAGAAGTAG
- a CDS encoding aromatic ring-hydroxylating dioxygenase subunit alpha, with product MELAVTLKSQTIQNKVREVGINENNWYPVAWANTLKPGEVIPVTIWQKSIAVYRDNHGQVHALENACPHKGIELHLGEIQGDRIVCPYHGWEFDGDGQCVNIPYFPKEQKLPCAQARSYPAEDRYSVIWVFPGDPTLATERQIPDVPEYADPNCLMIPITGVFRAHFSICNENTMDVFHGFLHKNLQGWFDPILLKLQDGDDFVKADYRVSYQGILTRFLGIDRDGSGVTTRTVSIHYQYPHYHSTMEGVSSLYLMRLPVGPNETRSFSLLFLPKIRLPKWLLRTIKPVMVPLVRRFLFMRFLEQDVGMMESEQRTYRANPNRRYVEVNPAIIALQRIIVRQYETFVQQSSQSPFHSQQSSHTSAPIAGLATSVSTERG from the coding sequence ATGGAACTGGCAGTCACCCTTAAGAGTCAGACAATCCAGAACAAAGTTCGTGAGGTTGGTATTAATGAAAACAATTGGTATCCTGTCGCTTGGGCTAATACGCTAAAGCCAGGTGAAGTGATACCTGTGACAATTTGGCAAAAATCGATCGCCGTTTATCGAGACAATCACGGTCAGGTTCATGCCCTGGAAAATGCCTGCCCCCACAAAGGCATTGAACTGCATCTCGGCGAGATTCAGGGCGATCGAATTGTCTGTCCCTATCACGGTTGGGAATTTGATGGTGACGGTCAATGCGTCAACATTCCCTATTTCCCCAAGGAACAGAAGCTGCCATGCGCGCAGGCGCGTAGCTATCCGGCAGAAGACCGTTACAGTGTGATTTGGGTGTTTCCGGGTGATCCAACCTTGGCAACCGAACGGCAAATTCCAGATGTGCCGGAATATGCTGATCCAAATTGTCTGATGATTCCCATCACGGGTGTATTCAGGGCGCATTTTTCCATCTGTAACGAAAACACTATGGATGTGTTTCATGGGTTCTTGCACAAAAACCTGCAAGGTTGGTTTGATCCAATCTTGCTGAAGTTGCAAGACGGTGATGATTTTGTCAAAGCTGATTATCGCGTCTCCTATCAGGGAATTCTCACCCGCTTTTTGGGGATCGATCGAGATGGATCAGGCGTAACCACTCGCACCGTTTCAATTCACTATCAATATCCGCACTACCACAGCACAATGGAAGGGGTGTCGTCGCTCTATTTGATGCGCTTGCCCGTTGGCCCAAACGAAACGCGATCGTTCTCGCTGCTATTTTTGCCCAAGATTCGCCTGCCAAAGTGGTTGCTTCGTACAATCAAGCCAGTGATGGTTCCATTGGTGCGACGGTTCTTATTCATGCGGTTTTTGGAACAAGATGTTGGCATGATGGAAAGTGAACAGCGGACATATCGTGCTAACCCCAATCGCCGTTATGTAGAGGTGAACCCAGCGATTATCGCGCTTCAGCGAATAATTGTCCGGCAATATGAAACTTTTGTGCAACAATCTAGTCAATCGCCATTTCATTCACAGCAGAGTTCACACACCTCTGCACCGATCGCTGGGTTGGCAACATCTGTTTCCACAGAGCGCGGTTGA
- a CDS encoding aminotransferase class I/II-fold pyridoxal phosphate-dependent enzyme: MQVVKEYIQRVDENGLLPDEYVCYARQGNLVDIEEAATSTRRTVLTFCTNDVLGLVQNKAVQQAAIDAIMQYGTSNSSTGPLSGRIDLHRQLEREISAFKHLPYTQLFLNAWMAMQALMDAFCHLAIPVPGFQNTRETLILTDVLNHGCIVSALANAGNRSGKLFSHSPRVRIRAYRHCDMEDFARKLKRYARPDDRIMVVSDAVFSMDGDIAPLPDMIDILSNYDGSVLVMDEAHASGALGASGGGIYEHFGLLPQQAIERGISPLIMTTFSKFAASAGAAISSHVAELIPLLNCSPTSIGTISLPAPTTAAALESIRQVRQHPELVQRLQENTKYLRALLLEHEFDAIGETNVIPVILPPEINPKYFARKLMHDHGIWVSPIWFIAKPRLRITANALHTKDEIDRLVAGMAEVRDAIYNKTTTISA, from the coding sequence GTGCAAGTTGTCAAGGAATACATTCAGCGCGTAGACGAAAACGGGCTTTTACCAGATGAGTACGTCTGCTATGCCAGACAAGGAAATCTGGTTGATATTGAAGAAGCAGCCACCAGCACTCGTCGAACGGTTTTAACGTTTTGCACCAATGACGTTCTGGGGTTAGTTCAAAACAAAGCGGTTCAACAAGCTGCGATTGATGCCATCATGCAGTATGGCACGTCCAACAGCTCTACCGGCCCCCTCAGCGGTCGCATCGATCTGCATCGTCAGCTTGAGCGAGAAATTTCTGCCTTCAAGCATTTGCCCTACACTCAACTATTTTTGAATGCTTGGATGGCGATGCAAGCGTTGATGGATGCCTTTTGTCATTTAGCCATTCCGGTGCCCGGGTTTCAAAATACTCGTGAGACATTGATTCTAACGGATGTTTTAAATCATGGCTGTATTGTCTCCGCGCTGGCAAATGCCGGCAATCGATCGGGTAAGCTGTTTAGCCACAGTCCTCGTGTGCGGATTCGTGCCTATCGCCATTGTGATATGGAGGATTTTGCTCGCAAGCTAAAGCGCTATGCCCGACCGGATGACCGGATCATGGTTGTTTCGGATGCGGTCTTCTCGATGGATGGTGACATTGCGCCATTGCCCGACATGATCGATATCCTGTCGAACTATGATGGCAGTGTGTTAGTGATGGATGAGGCCCACGCTAGCGGGGCGTTGGGGGCGTCAGGCGGTGGGATTTATGAGCACTTTGGGCTGTTGCCGCAGCAGGCGATCGAACGCGGTATTTCTCCGCTCATTATGACCACCTTCTCTAAGTTCGCAGCCTCGGCCGGGGCCGCCATCAGCAGCCATGTAGCCGAACTGATTCCCTTACTCAACTGTTCGCCGACCTCGATCGGCACCATTTCTTTGCCAGCGCCCACCACCGCCGCCGCCCTAGAAAGCATTCGCCAAGTGCGGCAGCATCCTGAATTGGTGCAGCGTCTCCAGGAAAATACCAAGTACCTCCGCGCGCTGCTGCTTGAACATGAGTTTGATGCGATCGGCGAAACCAATGTGATTCCTGTGATTTTGCCGCCCGAAATCAATCCCAAGTACTTCGCTCGCAAGCTGATGCATGATCATGGCATTTGGGTGTCACCAATCTGGTTTATTGCCAAGCCTCGTCTGCGCATCACCGCTAATGCGTTGCATACGAAAGATGAAATCGATCGGTTGGTGGCGGGCATGGCTGAAGTACGCGATGCCATTTATAACAAAACTACGACCATTAGCGCCTGA
- the hisA gene encoding 1-(5-phosphoribosyl)-5-[(5-phosphoribosylamino)methylideneamino]imidazole-4-carboxamide isomerase yields MDVIPAIDLLEGQCVRLYQGDYAQSQVFDDNPVAVAQQWAEQGATWLHLVDLDGAKAGHPVNQQAIAAIVRSVEIPVQVGGGLRDRSAVADLLALGVRRVILGTVAVEQPELVEHLCQEFPGQIVVGIDARNGKVATRGWLETSDVEAVTLAQQMAAAGVAAIIYTDIHRDGTLQGPNKGALRALASAVAVPVIASGGISSTSDLLSLLSLEPLGVTGAIVGRALYTGAVSLKEAIRAVGQGRWQDVPPDFGSSTLT; encoded by the coding sequence ATGGATGTTATTCCCGCGATCGATCTGCTAGAGGGCCAGTGTGTGCGGCTGTATCAAGGGGATTATGCGCAATCACAGGTGTTTGATGACAATCCGGTGGCAGTCGCCCAGCAATGGGCAGAACAGGGCGCGACTTGGCTGCATTTAGTAGATTTGGATGGAGCAAAAGCTGGCCACCCAGTGAACCAGCAGGCAATCGCGGCAATTGTGCGATCGGTTGAGATCCCTGTGCAGGTGGGGGGGGGCTTGCGCGATCGATCGGCCGTGGCAGATCTGCTGGCGCTGGGCGTGCGTCGAGTCATTTTGGGAACCGTGGCTGTAGAGCAACCGGAATTAGTCGAGCACCTGTGCCAAGAATTTCCTGGTCAAATTGTGGTAGGCATTGATGCCCGCAACGGCAAGGTAGCGACTCGGGGTTGGTTGGAAACCTCAGACGTTGAAGCCGTAACGTTGGCTCAGCAAATGGCCGCCGCCGGAGTGGCTGCCATTATTTATACAGATATTCACCGAGACGGAACGCTGCAAGGCCCCAATAAGGGTGCTTTGCGCGCATTAGCCAGTGCCGTGGCTGTTCCTGTGATTGCGTCGGGCGGCATCAGTTCTACCTCTGATCTCCTCAGCCTCTTGTCGCTGGAGCCGTTAGGTGTGACGGGGGCGATCGTCGGCCGGGCTTTATATACGGGGGCGGTTTCTTTGAAAGAAGCAATCCGTGCCGTGGGGCAAGGCCGTTGGCAGGATGTGCCCCCTGATTTTGGCTCCTCAACGTTGACCTGA
- a CDS encoding response regulator transcription factor → MPLTILVADDDLGTRLSISDYLELCGYSVVSAENGRKALEMVQQYQPHLVVTDITMPLMDGYELVRQVRRQPTFRLLPVIFLTARTNVEERIRAYQLGCDVYLPKPFELEELGAIVRNLLERSQLIESEWRLRVRPNDSEEPRLPDAIATQVALLTLDLTPREQEVLAVLVQGLSNIQIGERLHLSPRTVEKHVSSLLRKTDTNNRAELVRYAIEHHLVE, encoded by the coding sequence ATGCCACTGACCATTCTTGTTGCTGATGATGACCTGGGAACGCGACTGTCGATTAGCGACTACCTTGAGCTGTGTGGATATTCGGTCGTTTCCGCAGAAAACGGTCGAAAAGCTTTGGAAATGGTGCAGCAATATCAGCCGCATCTCGTTGTGACAGACATCACCATGCCGTTAATGGATGGTTATGAGTTGGTACGACAAGTGCGCCGACAGCCAACCTTTCGTCTGTTGCCCGTAATTTTCTTGACAGCGCGGACCAATGTAGAAGAACGGATTCGGGCTTACCAATTGGGGTGTGATGTTTATTTGCCCAAACCGTTTGAACTCGAGGAGTTGGGTGCAATCGTTCGTAATCTATTGGAACGCTCTCAGTTGATTGAGTCGGAATGGCGGCTACGAGTGCGACCCAATGACTCTGAAGAACCGCGTCTGCCGGATGCGATCGCTACACAGGTTGCATTACTAACGTTGGATTTAACCCCCAGAGAACAAGAAGTGCTGGCGGTGCTAGTGCAAGGCTTATCCAACATTCAAATTGGCGAACGACTTCACCTCAGCCCGCGCACCGTCGAAAAACATGTCAGTAGCTTGCTTCGCAAAACAGATACCAACAACCGGGCAGAGTTGGTGCGGTATGCAATTGAGCATCATCTGGTGGAGTAA
- a CDS encoding Gfo/Idh/MocA family protein, with amino-acid sequence MGQHHARVLSLLKDVELVGISDINVERGLDTASKYRVRFFEDYRDLLPHVDAVCVAVPTRLHYAVGMHCLQAGVHVLIEKPIAASIAEAELLVNAAAESHCILQVGHIERFNPAFQELSKVLKTEELLALEAQRMSPYSDRANDVSVVLDLMIHDIDLMLELAGAPVVRLTASGSRAADSGYLDYVTAILGFANGIVATLTASKVTHRKIRRIAAHCRNSLTEADFLNNEILIHRQTTANYLTDHGQVLYRQDGLIEKVYTSNIEPLHAELEHFVHCVRGGNQPSVGGEQALKALRLASQIEQMALDGQVWQQPDLSDMYANVSKVTVP; translated from the coding sequence ATGGGTCAACATCATGCTCGCGTCCTCAGTTTATTGAAGGATGTTGAGCTAGTTGGCATTTCGGATATTAATGTGGAACGCGGTTTAGATACAGCCAGCAAGTATCGCGTTCGATTTTTTGAAGATTACCGTGACTTGTTGCCTCATGTGGATGCGGTGTGCGTGGCTGTTCCCACCCGGTTGCACTATGCCGTAGGAATGCACTGTCTGCAAGCGGGGGTGCATGTATTAATTGAAAAACCAATCGCCGCTAGCATTGCCGAAGCCGAGTTACTGGTGAATGCAGCTGCTGAATCTCATTGCATTTTGCAAGTGGGTCATATTGAGCGCTTCAACCCGGCGTTTCAAGAACTCAGCAAGGTTTTAAAAACAGAAGAACTGTTGGCCCTTGAAGCTCAACGCATGAGTCCATATTCCGATCGAGCGAACGATGTATCGGTCGTGCTGGATCTGATGATTCACGACATTGATTTGATGTTGGAGCTAGCGGGTGCGCCAGTGGTGAGACTAACTGCCAGCGGTAGCCGTGCCGCTGATTCAGGATATTTAGATTATGTCACCGCCATTCTAGGCTTTGCGAATGGTATTGTTGCGACCCTGACCGCCAGTAAAGTTACGCATCGCAAGATTCGCCGCATTGCCGCCCATTGCCGCAATTCTTTAACTGAAGCTGATTTTCTCAACAACGAAATCCTGATTCATCGTCAAACCACGGCAAACTACTTAACCGATCATGGGCAGGTGCTCTATCGCCAAGATGGATTAATTGAGAAGGTTTACACCAGCAATATTGAGCCACTCCACGCCGAACTTGAGCACTTTGTCCATTGTGTACGAGGTGGCAATCAACCCTCGGTGGGCGGCGAGCAAGCTCTTAAAGCGCTGCGTTTGGCTAGTCAAATTGAGCAAATGGCTTTAGATGGGCAAGTGTGGCAACAACCCGACCTTAGCGATATGTATGCCAATGTTTCAAAGGTGACGGTTCCTTGA
- a CDS encoding ATP-binding protein has translation MPDFTPPPPVHVPIVAAIDLQRHAASLLLYQAVLQSPIAQTFLNLLQLLATSEPDLSCLRAYGDWFHAQASEQLSWQEHLIGQLLTADNPFAQQAHRHQFAELAPSLVAAAQQDLRSLHQLYRCDGTQISQWVQAQANLLTAPIVWQPSSTTPLEPTLSLLRQQPIWAQLQISHDWGTLIEALAAHYHQFGSGVFASYRAFRWQDGQLVGIAYPDPIHLNELVGYEQQKATLLQNTEALLRGYPALHVLLYGSRGSGKSSLVKALLPAYGASGLRLVEVSKAALKDLPTIVDILRNVPQRFIIFVDDLSFEEDDDAYKALKVVLEGNLTARPPNVVVYATSNRRHLIREFFSDRPRPSEADEIHQWDTVQEKLSFSDRFGLTLTFEPVDQTTYLEIVQHLAQQAGLAIGPQALEFRALQWATRHNGRSGRTARQFVDFLCSETAISPTA, from the coding sequence ATGCCCGACTTTACGCCTCCTCCTCCGGTGCACGTTCCCATTGTTGCGGCGATCGATCTCCAGCGTCATGCGGCTTCTCTGCTACTGTATCAGGCTGTTTTGCAAAGTCCGATCGCTCAAACGTTTCTTAATTTATTGCAATTGTTGGCAACCTCCGAGCCAGATTTGTCCTGTTTACGCGCCTATGGTGATTGGTTCCATGCACAGGCAAGCGAGCAACTCAGTTGGCAAGAGCATCTCATTGGGCAACTTCTCACCGCCGACAATCCGTTTGCGCAACAGGCACATCGCCATCAGTTTGCCGAACTCGCTCCTAGCTTGGTTGCTGCCGCTCAGCAGGATCTCCGATCGCTCCATCAACTCTATCGCTGCGATGGAACTCAGATTAGCCAATGGGTGCAAGCCCAAGCCAACCTGCTAACTGCACCGATCGTCTGGCAACCTTCCTCAACAACGCCACTTGAACCAACCCTCTCTTTATTACGGCAGCAGCCAATTTGGGCACAGTTGCAAATCAGTCACGACTGGGGAACGCTGATTGAAGCGTTAGCAGCCCACTATCATCAATTTGGCAGTGGCGTGTTTGCGTCTTATCGAGCATTTCGCTGGCAAGACGGGCAGCTAGTTGGCATTGCGTATCCTGACCCGATTCACTTGAATGAACTCGTCGGCTACGAGCAGCAAAAAGCAACGTTACTGCAAAACACCGAAGCCTTGCTACGTGGCTATCCTGCCCTACATGTGTTACTGTATGGCAGTCGCGGGTCTGGTAAATCGTCGCTGGTAAAGGCGCTGTTGCCCGCCTATGGGGCCAGTGGATTACGTCTAGTGGAAGTGAGCAAAGCTGCTTTGAAGGATTTGCCAACGATCGTAGATATTCTGCGCAACGTACCGCAACGATTCATTATTTTTGTGGATGATTTGTCCTTTGAAGAAGACGATGATGCTTATAAAGCCCTAAAGGTAGTGCTGGAAGGAAATCTCACTGCCCGACCGCCCAATGTCGTCGTCTATGCCACCTCCAACCGTCGCCATTTAATTCGCGAGTTCTTTAGCGATCGCCCCCGCCCCAGTGAGGCTGATGAAATTCACCAGTGGGACACCGTGCAAGAAAAGCTGTCGTTTAGCGATCGGTTTGGTCTCACCCTCACCTTTGAACCAGTCGATCAAACTACGTATTTAGAGATTGTTCAGCATTTGGCTCAGCAGGCAGGACTCGCGATTGGTCCACAAGCATTAGAATTTCGTGCATTGCAGTGGGCCACTCGTCATAATGGGCGATCGGGCCGCACAGCGCGACAGTTTGTAGATTTTCTGTGCTCGGAAACTGCTATCTCACCCACAGCTTAA
- a CDS encoding TMEM14 family protein — MMSISSIAAIAYGLLAAVGGILGYANARSKPSLMAGLISGALLIAGGVAHAQGLGWGWPLSLVITIVLLIVFAVRFWKTRTFMPAGLMILAGVLALIGLWVGQ; from the coding sequence ATGATGAGTATCAGTAGTATTGCCGCGATCGCCTACGGGCTTTTGGCCGCGGTGGGTGGCATTCTAGGATACGCCAATGCCAGAAGCAAACCCTCGCTGATGGCTGGATTAATCAGCGGGGCGCTATTGATAGCTGGCGGTGTGGCCCACGCACAAGGACTCGGCTGGGGTTGGCCGTTATCGCTGGTGATTACGATCGTTTTGTTAATAGTGTTTGCGGTTCGCTTCTGGAAAACTCGTACGTTCATGCCCGCTGGGTTGATGATCCTGGCAGGGGTGTTGGCGCTGATTGGGTTATGGGTGGGGCAATAA
- a CDS encoding ABC transporter permease produces the protein MKWWQKLKRNSLARFGAIVLLIFYLTVIFAEFVAPYDPYGSQADGSLLPPTQIYWRDQSGQFIGPHVYPTTQGPVDIDTGDRLLEVDRSQPSRLRLFVPGEEYRFLRLQLPIPTRFSLTDPGFQDVTLFPGIRGNLRLFGTDGPARINLLGTDEQGRDQFSRLIYGGRISLSIGIVGILISFPLGMLVGGISGYFGGLVDAGLMRIVEVLMTIPGIYLLVALAGVLPPQLTNTQRFLLIVLITSFIGWAGLARVIRGQVLSIKEREFVQAAEAMGGRSIYIILRHVLPQTATYLIIAATLAIPSFIIAEATLSFIGLGIQQPDPSWGNMLSLASNASILVLQPWLVWSPAVLIVLTVLAFNLLGDGLRDALDPRSTQQ, from the coding sequence ATGAAGTGGTGGCAGAAGCTTAAACGCAACTCGTTAGCTCGGTTTGGGGCCATTGTCCTGCTGATTTTCTATCTAACCGTCATCTTTGCCGAGTTTGTCGCTCCCTATGATCCCTATGGGTCACAAGCAGACGGCTCGTTGCTGCCTCCGACTCAAATTTATTGGCGCGATCAATCCGGACAATTCATTGGTCCGCACGTCTATCCCACAACCCAAGGGCCAGTGGACATTGACACAGGCGATCGGTTGCTAGAGGTCGATCGCAGTCAACCCTCGCGGCTCCGCTTGTTTGTGCCAGGCGAAGAATATCGCTTTCTGCGACTGCAACTGCCCATTCCCACTCGGTTCTCCCTCACTGATCCAGGCTTTCAGGACGTGACATTATTCCCTGGCATTCGGGGAAACCTACGGCTCTTTGGCACAGATGGCCCAGCCCGCATTAACCTGTTGGGCACAGATGAACAAGGGCGCGATCAGTTCAGCCGGCTGATCTATGGCGGTCGCATTAGCCTCAGCATTGGGATTGTCGGTATTCTCATTTCCTTCCCGCTCGGAATGTTAGTTGGAGGCATTTCCGGTTACTTTGGCGGGTTAGTAGACGCTGGACTCATGCGCATCGTAGAAGTGCTGATGACCATTCCGGGGATTTATTTACTAGTGGCATTGGCCGGGGTGTTGCCGCCGCAGTTGACCAATACCCAGCGGTTTTTGTTGATTGTTCTGATTACATCCTTCATTGGCTGGGCCGGATTGGCGCGCGTCATTCGCGGTCAGGTACTTTCCATTAAAGAGCGTGAATTTGTGCAAGCGGCCGAAGCAATGGGTGGGCGATCGATTTACATCATTTTGCGGCATGTGTTGCCCCAAACCGCAACCTATCTGATCATTGCGGCCACACTGGCCATCCCCAGTTTCATCATTGCCGAAGCCACCTTAAGCTTCATTGGATTAGGAATTCAGCAACCTGATCCATCCTGGGGAAATATGCTGTCGCTAGCGTCGAATGCATCCATTCTAGTGCTTCAGCCCTGGTTAGTTTGGTCACCAGCGGTGCTGATTGTCCTGACGGTGCTAGCGTTTAACTTATTGGGGGACGGCTTGCGGGATGCCCTCGACCCGCGCAGTACGCAACAATAG
- the mazG gene encoding nucleoside triphosphate pyrophosphohydrolase: MQNSSLAVLQKLQDLIQVVARLRSPDEGCPWDLAQTPQTLIPYVLEEVYEVVDALRQGDPDAIADELGDLLLQVVLQAQIASEAGQFDLATVAASITEKLIRRHPHVFGDVAVADVEAVKQNWEAIKATEEQDRSLSETATGETSLVPRLSRYARSLPPLTAAMKISRKAAAAGFEWETVQGVWDKFHEELAEFEQALQTETKAHQQAELGDLLFTLVNLARWYDLDPDEALNSTNQRFIKRLMCIETVADRPLSDYSSEELDALWQQAKAQLANDAVRLMNVDQP; this comes from the coding sequence ATGCAAAATTCGTCTCTTGCTGTGTTGCAAAAATTGCAAGATTTGATTCAAGTGGTCGCCCGGTTGCGATCGCCTGATGAGGGCTGTCCGTGGGATTTAGCCCAAACACCACAGACGCTCATTCCCTATGTGCTGGAGGAAGTATACGAGGTGGTGGATGCGCTGCGGCAAGGAGACCCGGATGCTATTGCTGATGAGTTGGGTGATTTGTTGCTTCAGGTGGTTCTGCAAGCGCAAATTGCTAGTGAAGCGGGTCAATTTGATTTGGCAACCGTGGCGGCAAGCATTACTGAAAAGTTGATTCGTCGGCATCCACATGTGTTCGGTGATGTGGCGGTGGCCGATGTGGAGGCGGTTAAACAAAATTGGGAAGCCATTAAAGCGACGGAAGAACAAGATCGATCGCTCTCAGAAACGGCAACGGGTGAAACTTCGTTGGTTCCTCGGCTCAGTCGCTATGCTCGATCGCTGCCTCCACTGACAGCGGCGATGAAAATTTCACGCAAGGCGGCGGCGGCTGGGTTTGAATGGGAGACTGTACAGGGGGTGTGGGACAAGTTCCACGAGGAATTGGCTGAGTTTGAACAGGCACTGCAAACGGAAACAAAAGCCCATCAACAAGCGGAACTGGGCGATCTGTTATTTACGCTTGTGAATTTGGCTCGCTGGTACGATCTTGATCCGGATGAGGCGTTGAACAGCACTAATCAGCGCTTTATTAAACGGTTAATGTGCATTGAGACGGTGGCCGATCGCCCCCTGTCGGACTACAGTAGTGAAGAGTTGGATGCTCTTTGGCAACAGGCAAAAGCGCAACTGGCGAATGATGCGGTTCGTCTAATGAATGTCGATCAACCGTAG